One Campylobacter sp. RM16192 genomic region harbors:
- a CDS encoding TolC family protein, whose amino-acid sequence MRAILILSIFSICAFCKTYSLKELMISLETTNPSIISSRLQTMLANEELIGVKSAFYPRLSIGANSEYSKKYSNLNASYIGDESLVNSSGFASSLSLKLNYELYKFNATSLNVEASKEKIRSLNYKECDIVNEAKLKLLEIYHKILDYREKIGLYNKLKEVYKEIYELSKRLYEAGDIQKTLLANRAIELVEVDDILINLKKQSEELLSEISNLSGIDIKSSDELDALPSANLNSFNSYNSLNLDLNSPLYLEAKSLNKNLNDHNSSSLDSSLNLDMSLSTNSLNLNKNIDYSFPSFEQTAKAKELNALIASKQLIYEAKKKDYFPAVYLYAKYDFYGDDKDSLRRSIDDTQRNGYRIGLSISYNLFDGFSRESEIKSALIEVSLAKEQFEEARREYEKDIRNLKYDLHSAKDKIKTSLDLKDNSSELLTMSKRLNKSGEAEKLLVYQSMIKHLENTIKFNESLLAKNMLDIKYELTLTRANSCKAL is encoded by the coding sequence GTGAGGGCGATATTGATTTTATCTATTTTTTCTATATGCGCCTTTTGTAAAACATACTCTTTAAAAGAGCTGATGATCTCTCTTGAAACTACCAATCCATCTATCATCTCTTCTCGTCTTCAAACCATGTTAGCCAATGAAGAGTTAATAGGAGTAAAATCAGCTTTTTATCCCAGACTTAGTATCGGTGCAAATTCTGAGTACTCTAAAAAATATTCTAATCTCAATGCTTCATACATAGGAGATGAGAGTCTGGTTAATTCATCGGGATTTGCAAGTTCTCTTTCTTTAAAGCTAAACTACGAGCTTTATAAATTTAACGCTACTTCTTTAAATGTAGAGGCAAGCAAAGAGAAGATAAGAAGTCTAAACTATAAAGAGTGTGATATAGTAAATGAAGCCAAACTTAAGCTGCTTGAAATTTATCACAAGATACTTGACTACAGAGAAAAGATAGGCCTTTATAACAAGCTAAAAGAGGTATATAAAGAAATTTACGAACTATCTAAAAGGCTTTATGAAGCAGGCGATATACAAAAAACACTTCTTGCAAATAGAGCTATTGAACTAGTTGAAGTAGATGATATACTAATCAATCTAAAAAAGCAAAGCGAAGAGCTACTTAGTGAAATATCAAATTTAAGCGGAATAGATATAAAAAGCAGCGATGAGCTAGATGCTTTGCCTAGCGCAAATTTAAACTCTTTTAATTCATATAACTCATTAAATTTAGATTTAAATTCACCTTTGTATTTAGAGGCAAAAAGCTTAAATAAAAACCTAAATGATCATAATTCATCATCTTTAGACTCTAGCTTAAATTTAGATATGTCTTTAAGCACCAATTCTCTTAATTTAAATAAAAATATAGACTACTCCTTTCCCTCTTTTGAACAAACGGCTAAGGCTAAAGAGCTAAATGCGCTAATAGCCAGCAAACAACTAATATATGAAGCCAAAAAGAAAGATTACTTTCCTGCGGTTTATCTATATGCCAAATATGATTTTTATGGAGATGATAAGGATAGCTTAAGAAGATCAATTGACGATACTCAAAGAAACGGATATAGGATAGGACTTAGTATATCTTATAATCTCTTTGACGGCTTTAGTAGAGAGTCCGAGATAAAAAGCGCTCTTATAGAGGTAAGCCTTGCTAAAGAGCAGTTTGAAGAGGCAAGAAGAGAGTATGAAAAAGATATTAGAAATTTAAAATATGATTTACATAGCGCTAAAGATAAGATTAAAACATCTTTGGATCTAAAGGATAACTCAAGCGAGCTTTTAACTATGAGCAAAAGACTTAACAAAAGTGGAGAGGCTGAAAAACTACTTGTATATCAAAGCATGATCAAACATCTTGAAAACACCATCAAATTTAACGAAAGCTTGCTGGCTAAAAATATGCTTGATATAAAATATGAGCTTACGCTAACAAGGGCAAATAGTTGCAAAGCGCTTTAA
- a CDS encoding calcium-binding protein, translating to MAKITIDGKEYEYTILDGTSLTYGMATNAVNIYTQKFSSFNIQDKVKINWATGLQSNAIGAVVTFVQEKDKVRAVAKVGGSILGSIAATTATEAIIAFAAGFGATLSAPAVIGIGVIGGVVLSIAGSETAGDLYDTIKSWFGHGAGKSKDFDIEANSQNNSISIECYSDKYPESKFMDNRTTMSYNIYKCVNKSTGFEFSFDKQRHTSTVRTNDINTQKQAIQILTTTDDIKQITLNSHTYNIKSLSNLEIRNALDNIPKVSFLLSNILIRAGEEIDLGSRGIYKVKSGDTLSTIAQRNGMVTKDLLKLNTWLVDEGRVSFLQNKVLIESNILNLNETDHVLVGDQNADNILIDSNGGDDVLKGGNKKDILKGGRGFDTYYAGNGDIITDSDGRGKVYFDNVILKGGTYDKNKKAYISDDKSTEYRLSGNKLIVSKGSKTLTINNFKNLKTNPHLGITLLEADDIEVSVSDESAFEANGIMDFKISLNRALRKGEHFYVLVKGKSTKEGGIEAPEKMILFKEGDQVKNYQYIWKDDEKVETDEKINVTATIGKNRSANINPKVIKQGVGIIKDDDGNSVEITISDSEALEAEQQMIFNISLSRALKENEFITLAVNGDIVEFKPGEQSKEYKHTWRDNKTVNKDEEIDVMGAVISQSENLNAKIIKNGHGVIKDDDGGSVYVTVSDSSAMEAEGRMSFNVSLSRALKEGEFVNVLVNGELIEFGPNSQSKEYTHTWTDDKKAEADEKVSAIATIASTSEGLKAEVIKQGSGTIQDDDASQVIVYLTDASAPEAAKKMTFFVSISRPLNEGEYAVVSVGGKTFRFSQGSTTNYEYVYTWPTDDKIPEEDVHFKLTPSVIASSSGLKVNVSSGNGTIIDDDRRDDDDDPENPPIPSDPLVIDLNKDGTRTLKLNGALNFDIDGDGFKEATGWISPEDAFVAYDRNGNGKIDNGTELFGDKTVTSTRFEYTSKTAENGFEALKAFDSNKDNIIDEKDEEFDKLLLWQDKNSNAVSDEGELKSLKEHNIKSIDLNYKNINSTNNGNYIRQTSKVTFNDGTTTTADDVWFKVDLKDTIQPDISISSEIKALPEVHGFGNLYNLRSAMSKDAKLADMIKEYVTLSEKEKEKRLESILFRWAGVENIDKSSRGANIDARILGVYERVTGKPFLQFGNNPNPWANAAASIKSRVKQFEDYFYASVELQTKYGGLLDTKYQYFNYDEKRYGYDFSKVNQKLLELYSSKKYEEVVILSNLIRKAGGYKITLLEGFKANLEKLTKDDKYFNSITQSQLIKGTDKDDRIYGGNNNDWIAGGSGNDELSGGKGNDTLYGNEGNDLLNGNEGDDTLKGGSGKDILYGKDGNDTLYGNEGNDNLQGGNGNDTLEGGAGNDYLDGGAGNDIYLFGRGDGVDTINNGDSSKDRVDIIKFKEGIGKRDLIFSRTGNYGRDLLIQIKDTTDSITVKTMFGYNDGQKSFDESYIINKIEFSDGSFLSAEDIKSEILSKQDTDKDNTIHGFDTNDTLKGGSGKDILYGKDGNDTLYGNEGNDNLQGGNGNDTLEGGAGNDYLDGGAGNDIYLFGRGDGVDTINNGDSSKDRVDIIKFKEGIGKRDLIFSRTGNYGRDLLIQIKDTTDSITVKTMFGYNDGQKSFDESYIINKIEFSDGSFLSAEDIKSEILSKQDTDKDNTIHGFDTNDTLKGGSGKDILYGKDGNDTLYGNEGNDNLQGGNGNDTLEGGAGNDYLDGGAGNDIYLFGRGDGVDTINNGDSSKDRVDIIKFKEGIGKRDLIFSRTGNYGRDLLIQIKDTTDSITVKTMFGYNDGQKSFDESYIINKIEFSDGSFLSAEDIKSEILSKQDTDKDNTIHGFDTNDTLKGGSGKDILYGKDGNDTLYGNEGNDNLQGGNGNDTLEGGAGNDYLDGGAGNDIYLFGRGDGQDTIYNNDNSKDRMDVIKFKEGISKRDISFMLNGSNLSIKYSNEDTITLSSYNSSPSYQIDKIELNNGNFITNTQINKIIQDINAFAKDNGISSINHDTIRNNNDMMNIVMNGWNG from the coding sequence ATGGCAAAGATTACTATAGACGGCAAAGAGTATGAGTACACAATTTTAGATGGAACATCTTTAACTTATGGTATGGCGACAAACGCAGTAAATATCTATACTCAGAAATTTTCAAGCTTTAATATACAAGATAAAGTTAAAATAAATTGGGCAACAGGACTTCAATCAAATGCTATCGGTGCCGTAGTTACTTTTGTACAGGAAAAAGATAAAGTAAGAGCTGTAGCAAAAGTCGGAGGCTCTATATTGGGAAGTATAGCTGCTACAACCGCAACAGAGGCTATAATAGCATTTGCAGCAGGATTTGGTGCAACATTATCGGCTCCAGCTGTTATAGGCATAGGTGTAATTGGTGGGGTTGTATTGTCTATCGCAGGAAGTGAAACGGCTGGCGACTTATACGATACTATAAAGAGTTGGTTTGGTCATGGCGCAGGCAAGAGTAAGGATTTTGATATCGAAGCCAACAGTCAAAATAATAGTATTTCCATCGAATGCTACTCCGACAAATACCCCGAATCTAAATTTATGGATAACCGCACAACTATGAGTTACAATATATATAAGTGCGTAAATAAATCTACCGGCTTTGAATTCTCTTTCGACAAACAAAGACATACTTCCACCGTAAGAACAAACGACATCAATACTCAAAAACAAGCCATACAAATTTTAACCACAACCGACGACATCAAACAAATAACCTTAAACTCCCACACCTACAACATTAAATCCTTATCGAATTTAGAGATAAGAAATGCACTTGATAATATACCTAAGGTATCTTTTTTACTTTCTAATATCCTCATAAGAGCAGGAGAAGAGATAGATCTAGGAAGTAGAGGAATTTATAAAGTAAAAAGCGGAGATACTCTTTCAACCATAGCACAGAGAAACGGTATGGTTACAAAAGATCTTCTTAAACTAAATACTTGGCTGGTTGATGAAGGAAGAGTATCTTTCCTGCAAAACAAAGTGCTTATAGAATCAAACATACTTAATCTAAACGAAACCGACCATGTTTTAGTAGGAGATCAAAACGCCGATAATATCCTTATAGATAGTAACGGAGGAGATGATGTCTTAAAAGGAGGCAATAAAAAAGATATCTTAAAGGGCGGAAGAGGCTTTGACACCTATTATGCCGGCAATGGGGATATTATAACCGATTCTGACGGAAGAGGTAAAGTATACTTTGATAACGTTATCTTAAAGGGCGGAACGTATGATAAGAATAAAAAAGCTTATATAAGTGATGATAAATCCACAGAATATAGATTAAGCGGAAATAAGCTCATAGTAAGCAAAGGCTCAAAAACTCTAACTATAAATAACTTTAAAAATTTAAAAACAAATCCGCACTTAGGCATAACTCTTTTAGAAGCAGATGATATAGAGGTAAGCGTAAGCGATGAGTCCGCTTTTGAAGCAAACGGAATAATGGATTTTAAAATATCTTTAAATAGAGCTCTTAGAAAAGGTGAGCATTTTTATGTTTTAGTAAAAGGCAAATCTACTAAAGAGGGAGGTATTGAAGCTCCGGAAAAGATGATCTTATTTAAAGAAGGAGATCAGGTAAAAAACTACCAATATATCTGGAAAGACGATGAGAAAGTAGAAACGGATGAAAAGATAAACGTTACCGCAACCATAGGAAAAAACAGATCGGCAAACATAAATCCTAAGGTTATAAAACAAGGCGTAGGAATCATTAAAGACGATGACGGAAACAGCGTAGAGATAACTATATCCGATTCTGAAGCTCTGGAAGCCGAGCAACAAATGATATTTAACATATCTTTAAGTAGGGCTCTTAAAGAAAACGAATTTATAACTTTAGCGGTAAACGGAGATATTGTCGAGTTTAAACCGGGAGAGCAATCTAAAGAGTATAAGCATACATGGAGGGATAATAAAACAGTAAATAAGGATGAAGAGATAGACGTAATGGGTGCAGTCATATCTCAATCGGAAAATTTAAATGCTAAAATCATAAAAAACGGTCACGGCGTAATAAAAGATGATGACGGCGGTAGTGTCTATGTAACGGTAAGCGATTCTTCGGCTATGGAAGCCGAAGGCAGGATGAGCTTTAACGTATCTTTAAGTAGAGCTCTTAAAGAAGGCGAATTTGTTAATGTGTTAGTAAACGGAGAGCTAATCGAGTTTGGACCAAATAGCCAAAGCAAAGAGTATACACATACTTGGACCGATGATAAAAAAGCGGAAGCAGACGAGAAAGTAAGTGCTATAGCCACTATAGCATCAACCTCTGAAGGATTAAAGGCGGAAGTTATAAAACAAGGAAGCGGAACAATACAAGATGATGATGCAAGTCAGGTAATAGTATATCTTACCGATGCATCGGCCCCTGAAGCGGCTAAAAAGATGACATTTTTCGTTTCAATAAGCAGGCCTCTTAACGAAGGGGAGTATGCGGTGGTATCGGTAGGAGGCAAGACATTTCGCTTTTCTCAAGGAAGCACGACTAATTACGAATACGTATATACGTGGCCTACCGATGATAAAATACCGGAAGAAGATGTTCATTTTAAACTAACTCCTAGCGTAATAGCTTCATCTAGCGGATTAAAAGTAAATGTAAGCTCGGGCAACGGCACGATAATAGACGATGACAGAAGAGATGACGATGACGATCCTGAAAATCCGCCTATCCCGTCAGATCCTTTGGTAATTGATCTAAATAAAGACGGAACTCGCACTCTTAAGCTAAACGGGGCTTTAAATTTCGATATAGACGGTGACGGCTTCAAAGAAGCTACGGGATGGATAAGTCCCGAGGATGCATTTGTGGCATATGATAGAAACGGTAACGGCAAGATAGATAACGGAACCGAGCTGTTTGGAGATAAAACCGTAACTAGCACAAGGTTTGAATACACCAGCAAAACCGCCGAAAACGGTTTTGAGGCTTTAAAAGCATTTGATAGCAACAAAGACAATATAATAGATGAAAAAGATGAAGAGTTTGATAAATTACTATTGTGGCAAGATAAAAATTCAAACGCCGTATCTGACGAAGGAGAATTAAAGAGTCTAAAAGAGCATAATATAAAATCAATTGATTTAAATTACAAAAACATAAATTCTACCAATAACGGAAACTACATAAGACAAACCTCCAAGGTAACTTTTAATGACGGCACTACTACTACTGCGGACGATGTGTGGTTTAAAGTAGATTTAAAAGATACTATTCAACCCGATATATCCATATCTAGTGAAATAAAAGCTCTTCCCGAAGTGCACGGTTTTGGAAACTTATATAACTTAAGAAGCGCAATGAGCAAAGATGCCAAGTTGGCAGATATGATAAAAGAGTATGTAACCCTTAGTGAAAAAGAGAAAGAAAAAAGACTAGAGAGTATTTTATTTAGATGGGCCGGAGTAGAAAATATAGACAAGTCTAGCAGAGGTGCAAATATAGATGCTAGAATACTTGGAGTATATGAAAGAGTAACGGGAAAACCTTTTTTACAATTTGGAAATAATCCCAATCCTTGGGCTAATGCGGCTGCTAGTATAAAAAGTAGAGTTAAGCAGTTTGAAGATTATTTTTACGCCAGCGTAGAGCTTCAGACCAAATACGGCGGATTATTGGATACCAAGTATCAATATTTTAACTATGACGAGAAGAGATACGGGTATGATTTTTCTAAAGTAAATCAAAAGCTACTTGAGCTTTATAGTAGTAAAAAATATGAAGAAGTGGTTATTTTATCTAACCTAATTAGAAAAGCCGGAGGATATAAGATCACTCTGCTTGAAGGGTTTAAGGCAAATTTAGAAAAACTTACTAAAGATGACAAATATTTTAATTCGATCACACAAAGTCAGCTTATAAAAGGAACCGATAAAGATGATAGGATATATGGCGGCAATAACAATGACTGGATAGCAGGCGGCAGCGGTAACGATGAGCTTAGCGGAGGCAAGGGCAATGATACGCTTTATGGCAATGAAGGAAATGATCTTTTAAATGGTAACGAGGGAGACGACACCCTAAAAGGCGGAAGCGGTAAAGATATTCTATACGGAAAAGACGGCAACGATACCCTCTACGGAAACGAAGGAAACGATAATCTTCAAGGAGGAAACGGTAACGACACTCTAGAAGGCGGAGCGGGTAACGACTATCTTGATGGAGGAGCGGGAAATGATATCTATCTCTTCGGTAGAGGAGACGGAGTAGATACTATAAATAACGGCGACAGCTCTAAAGATAGAGTAGATATTATTAAATTTAAAGAGGGGATAGGTAAGAGGGATTTAATATTTAGTAGAACAGGAAACTACGGAAGAGATCTCTTAATTCAGATTAAAGATACGACAGATTCAATTACGGTTAAAACCATGTTCGGCTATAACGATGGGCAAAAATCTTTTGATGAATCATATATTATAAACAAGATTGAATTTAGCGACGGTTCTTTCTTGAGTGCAGAAGATATAAAAAGCGAAATTCTTTCTAAACAAGATACGGATAAAGATAACACTATTCACGGTTTTGATACGAACGACACCCTAAAAGGCGGAAGCGGTAAAGATATTCTATACGGAAAAGACGGCAACGATACCCTCTACGGAAACGAAGGAAACGATAATCTTCAAGGAGGAAACGGTAACGACACTCTAGAAGGCGGAGCGGGTAACGACTATCTTGATGGAGGAGCGGGAAATGATATCTATCTCTTCGGTAGAGGAGACGGAGTAGATACTATAAATAACGGCGACAGCTCTAAAGATAGAGTAGATATTATTAAATTTAAAGAGGGGATAGGTAAGAGGGATTTAATATTTAGTAGAACAGGAAACTACGGAAGAGATCTCTTAATTCAGATTAAAGATACGACAGATTCAATTACGGTTAAAACCATGTTCGGCTATAACGATGGGCAAAAATCTTTTGATGAATCATATATTATAAACAAGATTGAATTTAGCGACGGTTCTTTCTTGAGTGCAGAAGATATAAAAAGCGAAATTCTTTCTAAACAAGATACGGATAAAGATAACACTATTCACGGTTTTGATACGAACGACACCCTAAAAGGCGGAAGCGGTAAAGATATTCTATACGGAAAAGACGGCAACGATACCCTCTACGGAAACGAAGGAAACGATAATCTTCAAGGAGGAAACGGTAACGACACTCTAGAAGGCGGAGCGGGTAACGACTATCTTGATGGAGGAGCGGGAAATGATATCTATCTCTTCGGTAGAGGAGACGGAGTAGATACTATAAATAACGGCGACAGCTCTAAAGATAGAGTAGATATTATTAAATTTAAAGAGGGGATAGGTAAGAGGGATTTAATATTTAGTAGAACAGGAAACTACGGAAGAGATCTCTTAATTCAGATTAAAGATACGACAGATTCAATTACGGTTAAAACCATGTTCGGCTATAACGATGGGCAAAAATCTTTTGATGAATCATATATTATAAACAAGATTGAATTTAGCGACGGTTCTTTCTTGAGTGCAGAAGATATAAAAAGCGAAATTCTTTCTAAACAAGATACGGATAAAGATAACACTATTCACGGTTTTGATACGAACGACACCCTAAAAGGCGGAAGCGGTAAAGATATTCTATACGGAAAAGACGGCAACGATACCCTCTACGGAAACGAAGGAAACGATAATCTTCAAGG
- a CDS encoding HlyD family type I secretion periplasmic adaptor subunit, with translation MKNRQDDTHEFKPLLIEIEDRPLNPLGRVILYLMMAVIVFGTSWLILAKVDVVVSAQGKVIPSGEIKILKPLESGVVSKIFVKDGDKVKKGDILIQIDPTVTDASLSNKQDDLKVINSDILLFNALINEQELSKEELANLNISQLNLYTSQKEILKNTYESNEAKIEAANLDIKTQKAELSRVKLLLSKEEATKKRLQSVLDIIAKKEYDEVNKNIINLTEQNSMAKFKLDEADKKLKEIKEQSKTLIKELKSKWIETSLSKERERRELSAQIDAILFSNKTQQIKSPTDGYVGKLLIHTEGGVVNPNDNLISIIPSDVPLVIKSSVLNKDIGFLKVGQEVAIKIDTFSFQKYGLLQGVITHVSNDAIEDEKLGLIYEIQVKPKSLEIKVDGEMKKLDIGMSVITEVKVGKRRVIELFIYPIIKYLDEGLSVR, from the coding sequence TTGAAAAATAGACAAGACGATACTCACGAATTCAAACCCCTTTTAATAGAGATAGAAGATCGCCCCTTAAACCCCCTTGGAAGAGTTATCCTTTATCTTATGATGGCGGTTATAGTATTTGGCACATCTTGGCTGATACTTGCTAAGGTAGATGTAGTAGTAAGCGCGCAAGGTAAAGTCATACCAAGCGGAGAGATAAAGATACTAAAGCCTCTTGAAAGCGGAGTGGTCTCAAAGATATTCGTTAAAGACGGAGATAAAGTTAAAAAAGGCGATATCCTTATACAGATAGACCCAACCGTAACGGATGCTTCACTAAGTAATAAACAAGATGATCTAAAAGTAATTAATTCTGACATCTTGCTATTTAACGCCTTAATAAACGAACAAGAGTTAAGCAAAGAAGAGCTTGCCAACTTAAACATATCTCAACTGAATTTATACACCAGTCAAAAAGAGATACTTAAAAATACTTATGAGAGTAATGAAGCCAAGATTGAAGCTGCAAATTTGGATATAAAAACTCAAAAGGCAGAACTAAGCAGAGTAAAACTTCTACTTAGCAAAGAAGAGGCTACAAAGAAAAGACTTCAAAGCGTTTTAGACATAATAGCTAAAAAAGAGTATGACGAAGTAAATAAAAATATCATAAATTTAACCGAACAAAACAGCATGGCTAAATTTAAACTAGATGAAGCGGATAAAAAGCTAAAAGAGATAAAAGAGCAGAGTAAAACCCTTATAAAAGAGCTAAAGTCCAAATGGATAGAAACATCATTATCAAAAGAGAGAGAAAGAAGAGAGCTAAGCGCTCAAATAGATGCGATACTCTTTTCAAACAAAACTCAACAGATCAAATCTCCAACTGACGGCTACGTAGGAAAGCTGCTTATCCATACCGAAGGAGGAGTAGTAAATCCAAACGATAATCTTATATCTATAATACCTTCCGATGTTCCATTAGTTATCAAATCAAGCGTCTTAAATAAAGACATAGGCTTTTTAAAAGTAGGTCAAGAAGTAGCTATCAAGATAGATACCTTTAGCTTTCAAAAGTATGGTCTACTTCAAGGAGTGATAACCCATGTAAGTAATGATGCCATAGAAGATGAAAAGCTAGGGCTTATATACGAGATACAAGTAAAACCAAAAAGCTTAGAGATAAAAGTAGACGGAGAGATGAAAAAACTAGACATTGGAATGAGTGTAATAACAGAGGTAAAAGTAGGCAAAAGAAGAGTGATAGAACTATTTATCTACCCTATCATCAAATACCTAGATGAAGGGCTTAGTGTGAGGTGA
- a CDS encoding peptidase domain-containing ABC transporter yields the protein MQSALRSLEIVAHLNNVAIDSRAIIRDYALNSTPTIEELVRIAKDKGFKAKIKEFSFKNLLNYPLPCIAIDNNGQYFNILRVDEEKRELLVFKDKNEPYIVKFDEIISSVNKKMIILKHKLLNDRIKFGFGWFYARMLHYKKIVGEILIASFIIQLFGLITPLFTQVVLDKVLVHHSLSTLNVIAIAFLAVIIFEMLISLSRNYIFAHTTSKIDARLGSLLFDHLIKLPMIYFENRKVGNIVARVRELDSIREFIANKSVTVLLDILFSVVFVVMMLFYSVKLTLTAIFFVTIIATLYFFATPRLRARLEEKFQMGAKSNSYLVESITGIATVKSLAIEGSMQRLWEDFLAKYVKSSFDLSNLSNILSGIANALQKLMTLAILYLGVGLVLENKLSVGQLIAFQMFAGQFSTPIMRLVGLWNEFQQALLSVDRLGDILNTPKEQENDKALTLSSLNGEVKFDKISFKYSPDSPVVLKDFSLQVKSGTSIGLVGRSGSGKSTVTKLLQRLYYANEGAIYIDGVDIRHMNPSWLRQNIGVVLQDSYLFSGSIKENIAFSYPSASMERILQASKIAGADEFISSLPKGYDTLVGERGSSLSGGQKQRVAIARAILGNPKILIFDEATSALDYESEKIISNNMASIKKDRTMFIVAHRLSTVRDCDEIIVLDKGMIIERGDHKSLMELKGYYYFLNSQQEQTA from the coding sequence TTGCAAAGCGCTTTAAGAAGTTTAGAGATAGTAGCTCATCTAAATAATGTTGCGATTGATTCAAGAGCTATAATAAGAGATTATGCTTTAAATTCCACTCCTACAATAGAAGAGCTAGTAAGAATAGCAAAAGACAAAGGCTTTAAGGCTAAGATTAAAGAGTTTAGCTTTAAAAACCTTTTAAACTATCCTCTGCCTTGCATAGCTATAGATAATAACGGGCAGTATTTTAATATACTAAGAGTTGATGAGGAAAAAAGAGAGCTTTTAGTCTTTAAAGATAAAAACGAACCTTATATAGTTAAATTTGACGAGATTATCTCTAGTGTAAATAAAAAAATGATCATCTTAAAGCATAAGCTTTTAAACGATAGGATTAAATTTGGCTTTGGATGGTTTTATGCAAGGATGCTTCATTATAAAAAGATAGTAGGCGAAATTTTAATAGCCTCTTTTATTATTCAACTATTTGGACTAATAACCCCTTTATTTACTCAAGTAGTTCTTGATAAGGTCTTGGTTCATCACTCCCTTAGCACTCTAAACGTTATAGCCATAGCATTTTTAGCGGTTATTATATTTGAGATGCTAATAAGCCTTAGTAGAAACTATATATTTGCCCATACTACCTCTAAGATCGATGCAAGACTAGGTTCGCTACTGTTTGACCATCTAATCAAACTTCCCATGATCTACTTTGAAAACAGAAAGGTAGGAAATATAGTCGCTCGTGTTAGAGAGCTTGACAGCATAAGAGAATTTATAGCCAATAAATCAGTTACCGTCTTGCTTGATATACTCTTTAGCGTAGTATTTGTAGTTATGATGCTGTTTTATAGCGTAAAGCTAACTTTAACGGCTATATTTTTCGTAACTATAATAGCCACTCTTTACTTCTTTGCCACCCCAAGGCTTAGAGCCAGACTTGAAGAGAAGTTTCAAATGGGTGCTAAATCAAACTCCTATTTAGTAGAATCAATCACGGGCATAGCTACGGTAAAATCTTTAGCCATAGAAGGAAGCATGCAGCGTCTTTGGGAGGATTTTTTAGCCAAATACGTAAAGTCAAGCTTTGATCTTTCAAATCTATCAAATATCCTTTCAGGTATTGCAAACGCGCTTCAAAAACTGATGACCTTAGCTATACTCTATCTTGGAGTAGGACTTGTCCTTGAAAACAAACTAAGCGTAGGCCAATTAATAGCTTTTCAGATGTTTGCCGGGCAATTTAGCACTCCTATTATGAGGCTGGTCGGGCTTTGGAATGAATTTCAACAAGCTCTTTTAAGCGTAGATAGATTAGGAGATATACTAAACACTCCAAAAGAGCAAGAAAACGATAAGGCCCTTACTCTTAGCTCCTTAAACGGAGAGGTTAAATTTGATAAAATTTCTTTTAAATATAGTCCCGACTCTCCCGTAGTTTTAAAGGATTTTAGCCTGCAAGTAAAGTCAGGAACCAGTATAGGACTGGTAGGAAGAAGCGGAAGCGGAAAGAGTACGGTAACCAAACTTCTTCAAAGATTATATTATGCAAACGAAGGAGCTATCTATATAGACGGAGTTGATATTAGACATATGAATCCCTCTTGGCTTAGACAAAACATAGGCGTAGTTTTGCAAGATAGCTACCTGTTTAGCGGAAGCATTAAAGAAAACATAGCCTTTTCTTATCCTAGCGCTTCGATGGAAAGGATATTGCAAGCTTCAAAGATAGCAGGAGCCGATGAGTTTATAAGCTCTCTTCCAAAAGGATATGACACTTTAGTAGGCGAAAGAGGCTCATCTTTAAGCGGAGGGCAAAAACAAAGAGTAGCTATCGCAAGAGCGATACTTGGAAATCCTAAAATATTAATATTTGACGAAGCTACATCAGCCCTTGATTATGAAAGCGAAAAGATAATATCAAACAATATGGCATCTATTAAAAAAGATAGAACTATGTTTATAGTAGCTCATAGATTAAGCACCGTTAGGGATTGTGATGAGATCATAGTTTTAGATAAAGGCATGATAATAGAAAGAGGAGATCATAAAAGCTTAATGGAGCTAAAGGGGTATTACTACTTTTTAAATAGCCAACAAGAACAAACCGCTTAA